The stretch of DNA CACCTGGGCATCGAGTTCCGGTTCGGGCGAGCCATCCTCGCGGCTGCCGACCTGGCCGGACACGAACAGGAAGCCGCCGGAACGTACGGCGGGCGAATAGCGGTTCTGTTCATACAGGGCCTGGCGGCCGGCCGGGAAAACGACATCACGGATAGTCATGGGTGCACTCCTTGCTGTTGGTGGATGCTCGCACTGTAGCGCTCCGATTTGCCCAGATAAACCACCAAATGACGTCAAGACTGTTTGTATAATCCACACAATCGATAGCGGAGGCCTGATGGACAGATTTGACGGCATGCGGGCATTCGTCCGGGTGGTCGAGGCGGGCAGCTTTACCCGGGCGGCCGAGACGCTCGGCATGAGCCGCACCAGCGTGACCCAGCTGGTGCAGCAGCTGGAAGCCCACCTGCGCCTCAAGCTGCTCAACCGCACCACCCGCAAGGTGAACGTCACCGCCGACGGCGCCGCCTACTACGAGCGCGTGGTGCGCCTGCTGGCCGAGCTGCACGACATCGAGAACAATCTTCCCGGCTCTTCAAACGCGCCGCGCGGCCTGTTGCGGGTGGACGTGCCCAGTCCGTTTGCGAACATGATCCTGGTGCCGGCGCTGCCGGCCTTCCACGCGCGCTACCCCGAGATCCAGTTCGACCTCGGCGCCAGCGACCGCAAGGTCGACCTGATCGGCGAGAACGTCGACTGCGTGGTGCGCGGCGGCCAGGTGTCCGACCTGTCGCTGGTGGCGCGCCACGTCGGCGATCTGCAGCTGGGCGTCTATGCGGCGCCTTCCTACCTGGCCCAGGCCGGCACGCCGCTGCACCCCAATGATCTGCAGGACCCGCGCCACCGCATCGTGCGCTTCCGCTGGGCCAACGGCCTGCCTTACGCCATGCACAGGAGCGGCGAGACGGTGAAGATCGGCGGGCGCTACGTACTGGCGATCGACGACGGCAACGCCTACCTGACGGCGGGCCTGGCCGGATTGGGCGTGCTGTGGCTGCCCGACTACATGGCGCGCGAGCATGCGGCCAAGGGGGCCTTGGTGCGCCTGTTCGCGGATTGGGAGATCGACCCGATGCCGCTCTACGTGGCCTATCCGCCCAACCGCTACCTGGGCAAGGCGCTGCGGGTGTTCATCGACTGGATCGTGGAGTTGATGGGGCAGCATGCGCCGCTGGCGGCGAAGCTTCCTACTGGTGCGGCTGCCCGTTCGACGCCATCAGGCCCGCATCCACCGGCAGGTTCACCCCCGTGATCAGGCGCGCATCCTCGCTCGCCAGGAACACCATCGCCGCCGCAACGCCCTCCGGATCCTCGGGCGCGCCGAGAGGCATGCGCTTGTTGAATTCGGCGACCAGCTCCGGATCGTTCACCATGTCCTCGGTCATCCGGGTAACCGTGAAGCTCGGATTGACGGCGTTCACCCGCACGCCATCCTTGGCCGCATCCATCGCCATCGCGCGCACCATGTTGCTGACGGCGCCCTTCGAGGTGTTGTAGGCGAACAGCTCCCAGTCGCCGCCCAGCCCCGACACGGAAGAGGTCATGACGATCGAACCGCGGGTCTTCACCAGCTCGGGCATCGCCGCCTTGGCCATGTGGAAGTAGCCGGCCACGTTGACCGCCATGACGCGCTCGAAGTCTTCCTCGCTGGTCGCCATGATGTCGCCCTCGGTCGCCACCCCGGCGTTGTTGACGAGGACGTGCAGCCCGCCGAACTTCTCGACCGCGGCCTTGACGGCGGTGACGGCCGTTTGCCTGTCGGCGGTATCGCCGACCTGCACCAGGATGCGGTCCTGCGGCAGTGCGGCAGCGGACTCTTGAAGGCAGGCTGCGTCGATATCGAGCATCACGACCCGGGCGCCCTCGTCGAGGAAGCGGCGGGCAACCGCCAGGCCGATGCCGGAAGCCGCACCTGTCACCAGTACGGTCTTGTCCTTGAAGCGGTTCATCCTTCCTCCTTCGAGCGCGCGTGTGAACGGGTCGAACGACCATAGCACAGCTCCGCGAACCCGGATTTTCAAATGCAGACAGGCAAGCC from Massilia varians encodes:
- a CDS encoding LysR family transcriptional regulator, with product MDRFDGMRAFVRVVEAGSFTRAAETLGMSRTSVTQLVQQLEAHLRLKLLNRTTRKVNVTADGAAYYERVVRLLAELHDIENNLPGSSNAPRGLLRVDVPSPFANMILVPALPAFHARYPEIQFDLGASDRKVDLIGENVDCVVRGGQVSDLSLVARHVGDLQLGVYAAPSYLAQAGTPLHPNDLQDPRHRIVRFRWANGLPYAMHRSGETVKIGGRYVLAIDDGNAYLTAGLAGLGVLWLPDYMAREHAAKGALVRLFADWEIDPMPLYVAYPPNRYLGKALRVFIDWIVELMGQHAPLAAKLPTGAAARSTPSGPHPPAGSPP
- a CDS encoding SDR family NAD(P)-dependent oxidoreductase — protein: MNRFKDKTVLVTGAASGIGLAVARRFLDEGARVVMLDIDAACLQESAAALPQDRILVQVGDTADRQTAVTAVKAAVEKFGGLHVLVNNAGVATEGDIMATSEEDFERVMAVNVAGYFHMAKAAMPELVKTRGSIVMTSSVSGLGGDWELFAYNTSKGAVSNMVRAMAMDAAKDGVRVNAVNPSFTVTRMTEDMVNDPELVAEFNKRMPLGAPEDPEGVAAAMVFLASEDARLITGVNLPVDAGLMASNGQPHQ